In Vicia villosa cultivar HV-30 ecotype Madison, WI linkage group LG7, Vvil1.0, whole genome shotgun sequence, the DNA window AATCTCATGTTCTAGCCCTGAGCATTCATTTTCGAAGCTGAGAATTTTTGACATCTCTCATAACAATTTAAGTGGACCCTTGCCAACATCATGCATCAAGAACTTCCAAGCAATGATGAATGTAAACTACAGCCAAATTGGTTTGCATTACATGGGTATGGAGAATTACTATAATGACTCTGTGGTGGTTGTAATGAAAGGTTTTTTTATGGAGCTAACAAGGATATTGACTACTTTCACAACAATTGATTTATCAAACAACATGTTTGAAGGAGAAATTCCTCATGACATTGGAGAATTAATTTCTCTCAAAGGTCTCAACCTTTCAAACAATGAAATCACAGGCAATATTCCTCAATCTTTGAGTAATTTGAGAAATTTGGAGTGGTTGGATCTCTCAAGGAACCAATTGATAGGTGAGATTCCGATAGCTTTGACAAATTTGAATTTTCTCTCTTTCTTAAACCTTTCACAAAACCACCTTGAGGGAATGATACCTAAAGGTCCACAGTTTGATACATTTGAAAATACATCATATGAAGGAAATACAATGTTATGTGGATTCCCGTTGTCTAAATCATGCAAAAATGATGAAGATCAACCACCACATTCAACTTCTGAAGATGAAGAGGAATCAGGTTTTGGATGGAAAGCGGTAGTAACAGGATATGCGTGTGGGGCAATATCTGGGCTGCTCTTTGGATATATTGTGTTCTTCATTGAAAAACCTGTACGGCTTGTAAGATTCTTTGAACATATGTTTAACATAAGACTGAAGAGAACACGCAACAGAGCCGGTGCAAATCGAAGAAGAGTGAATTAATTTGATGTCGGTGTTTTCAATATCATGATTGATAATGTAGCTTTTCTGTGTAATATCATAATGTTGTCTATTTTAGACAGTTACATGTACAAATAAAAACTGGTGATAAACTAGTGATTGTGTTATTTTTATGACTGTGTTATGCATAACGTCTTTAACTTTTGAAGAATATGCTCAGTTTGTGAATAAATGCTGGTTGATATTTGTATATTTTATGGTATTAATTAAGTTGTTTAGATTCTTAATTATCAATGAGTCCCTTTAGTTTTATCTAAtaagggtttttctaacctatgcaacattgCATAAGATAAGGGCAATTAATAAACTATTTCTTttcatataaatttttatattaattatttttctgttaaaaagtaatcttttatattttctctctcctaccCAATTAATAaatgaacataaataaatataaatatggtaatttatattttaaaaagtagTATTAATTGTCTCTAATCCTATGCAaggttgcataggttagaaaaacccatCTAATAATATATCTCAGGGACTTATTGGAACTAAAAATTTTATCGTGACATTTTCAGTTAAATTATTATTATGAACCTTAATTACTCATCTTATACAACTAAGTTATGTACCAGTTGGATGGTTTTACACTTTTACTTAAAGACATATTTTGAAGGATTGGATATAAACTGAATAGTTGAAAATGTGCTAGACCAGTTGAATGATTCCTCCAATGGAATTTGAGGTTTTCTCAGGTGGCCTTTTCTCTAATGAAGAACTATTTCGAAGAATGTGCAGAGGAGATCTCCCAATTGCTTGTTGTGGGAAGAAGGGTCACAACGCTTCCTATAGAGCAGAGGATGGGCTTAGCTAAGCATATTAAGTTATCTTCTAAATTCTTTCTGCCTAATGATGTCGTGTctattaggctatgtttgggagtttggaggggaggagaggggaaggcttctaaaaatgaaattttaaaaaaatataagaaaatatttgacattttttgaaaaaatgattttgtttagaatgataaaagagtcattattattattaaatttttaatttttagaatactataacaacctaaaagatatttagaaaatttatgtaaacccttcaaaaccctccttcaatacaatttttgagttcccccattttatggggtttttggtgttatgaataaactcaaaccctccaaaaccctcctacccaaaatctttttatccttttcacccaattcttcttatttttcaaagtcctcccctcccttcccctccaaactcccaaacatagccttagtgaTTCAGTTACTGCTACGAGAAATCTGATCTTTTATTCCATTTCGTTCAGTCATTTTGTTTAGCGATATGTCTCAGTCTGTTAGAGAGACCCTGAGTGGTTTTTAGAGCTAAGGATGTTGGTTCAAATAGAAAATAAAGGTGTTTTGGGAAGTAGAAGAGTTGTAATGATTGTTaggtattttaaaatttatttttaaaatgcaataaaattaaaattttattttttagtatttttataattaaaataaaagtattcattaaaaatatttgacaatacatTTTCAATCATGACAAAActaaataactaaattaaatatttatgcaaatttttattaaattcaaaCATTACGTTTCATTTCATAATATGTAATTTAGAActacttataaaaaaaaaaattatatacttaAAATTATACAATACAACATTCATGTTCTTATTTTCTAGATTCTTACAACTTAACAAATTCTTTCGTAGTCTTAGCATGCAAGTCACCAGAACCAACAATTCTTGAAGCATGTCTCAAAAGCTCCACCTAAAGAATAATAATCTTTATTGTAATAAAACGGACACCTTAATGTTGAGTCAGAGATTTCAAGCTTATGAGAATCATCTTTCAACTCATTATAATATCAACGCTCCTAGTATTCCAAATTAGATTCACGAGTACGTTCAGATTTCCGGTACATGTGAAAATGATAATATTAAAATCAACTTCAAAATAAGAgcaacacaaataattaaatatagtgACTAACTAGATGATATGATTATTCCCTTCATAAGGGATAGGGATATATGAAAAGTTGACTTAAGTTCACTTGGTAAATAGAGCATGCATTAGGTACTTTGTTCTTAAACAAGATATTTCCAATCACTCCACTCACACAAAAAACTTTGTTCTTAAACAAGATCTTGACCAATAATCATCTCTGTGATATGATGCTCAACCTGTACTAACATGCCCCATGTGGACAAGGCTACAGGTGTAGTGTTATAGTCTAAAGTCAAAATGAGGACCAGAATACAAGCCTAAAATGTGTCTTGTGTACTCTAGGAGAAACAAGAAAATAGTAGGGGCTGTTAGACGATGGGAAGAATCTAGAAGGGGGTTGAATAGATCTTTTAGTTAAATTTTCGCACTTTTTCAAACAACACGAAACCTCCGGATTCAACCTCGTCTACAACGACCCATTATTGAAAAGATCGGATATGCTAACCGATTGGAATAAGGATGATAGATTATGAATCAATACACTTCACGTTTAATCAAAAGCTTAAACAATTTCACTTATTACACTACAAAAAATCACGTCTGTAGCGACGTGGAATCCATGACACAACATGGAATATCACGTCAGAACGTAAAATTAGCGACATGCTCATATACGTCGCCTGGGAGTGCGTGGGAACTTTTTGTGTTGTGTTTATCACGTCACAAATTTGTGACATGGCGTTCACGTCGCTAAACTTGCACAATTACCAAGCCCCCATCTGCAACTGGGACAGACAAGGTCTGCAAAAAGCTGATGGCACACTACACGAAGAAAAGTTGTGGCGTGTTTTCCATGTCACTGATTTGTGACATGTAAAACACGTCgctaattttgaaattaattttggaAGTTGCGACGTGTCTCACATGTCACAAATCAGTGACATGGAAAACACGCCACAAacattaaaatgtttttaaaaaaaaatctgaattttattattataaaaaaaaatattattaatattatttgctgaaaattaataaatattaataaaaatatttatttagttaaattaataataataataactaaatacaaaaatatattaaacttctaaaatatattatatttataatataatatccaaaatactaacatataataaataaaattttgttatctcatacaatttaaaattaaaattaaaataaaattcatcctaaAAAATCATCATCGGGATCGGGATAGTTATCAAGGTTGAAATCATGATCATTCTCTTGCTCAGTGTCAGCCGCTCCCACGTTTCCTCTAGACGGTTGACCACCACTTTGTTGAGACTGCATAAATAACCGCATTTGTTGTTGCATCTCTGCTTGCATCTTCGCCATTGcctctatttgttgttgttgcatctCTGCTTGCATCTTTGCCATTGCCTCTATTTGCCGTTGTTGCCCCTCCACTTGTGCTTTTAGCGCCGCCTCACGTTCATCCATTTGGGCCTTTAGCTCCGCCTCACGTTGCGCTAACTCGCGTCTCGCCTCAGTTAGAGCCAACTGTCTTATTGTTTCCATTACTTGCGGTGCCAATTGTGTTGGACGTGACGATCCTTCCCCATCTCtaactctttgaaataaatttcgatCTCCACTTCTCAAGCTTCCCGCCAAATTTCCCGCACCAAAAAAACATCCATTAGGCCCTTTTCCGTCAATGACTTCActccaaatataaaaatcaacatcTGGATGAAGCGGCACTCCTTCTCTAGGAGTATATTTTGGATTAGCGACCAAAAAATTCACAAGCTTTGTttgataatcctcctacacataaaatagaataaaaattatgtatatataacttaaattaaattatattaaataataaattgaaaattagttgccacgtgatttaCATGCCACAACATCAGAgttgccacatgaaaatcacgCCGGAACTTTttagttgccacgtgaaaataacatcacaaaattgccattaaatgtaaaaaaaataataaaaattgaataacTTACCAAAGCTTTTCGAGTACGCTCGTCAACTAAATCACCCGATTTTTTTGTCCTAGTTTCTTTAACCAACTCGATCATGAGTGGTTGTCTCCCCAACCTTTTagcctaaaaaataaaattaactttaattaaaaaacaaataattaatcaaaacataactttaaaaagtgacaataattaccatgcgtcgagaatgttcgtaagtgcttatacttccaactgcattaaggtgacctcctttttcagatgccctcatttttTTAGCATTTTCAGACTTAGCTTTAAATTCCTTTGAATTCCAATATGCAATAAGTTTTTCAAGAACTTCTTGGCCCAACCACCCAGGACGACTACCATCacgttcccaacgctttctaacatTTCGCAACGTGTCAGAAAGTCTTTTTGATGTTCtgctgaaataattttttttaacaagtttcTCGCTCATTGGATCCCACGTACACTTTTCCTGAATACATTAAAATAAACTGTTAGAAAActatagtaaaaaaaatttaaaaaaacaatgactcgaaaaaatatattaattgtacCTTAAAGCAATTAAACCAAGCATCTTTATTTGTAACATCTCCAAAAGTCGTCCAAGCTTCTTTATACATTTGCTGAATCACATAGTACACACACctggcagcagtccgactcggcccAAACCTAAACAACAATTATGTTAATTAGcatgcattaaatataaatttatattaaaaaaaggaaatgtaaacttaataaaaatttaatatataagataCTTACGAATTTCCAGCGGGCCAAATATAATATCTAccgtcaatgatatgaatctcACTCGGATCATCCTCCCCCTGAACATCGTCACCATCAGACTGAACATCATATGCATCCTGCACAGTATCATCCCCACCCGGCTCCACATGATCATCCTCACGTGCAGGTATATGAGTGGGATGCGGGGTGTGGGATCCCCCAGTCTGCTGGAAGCGTGGGGGcatctgtgtctgctggaaggataagGGCACCTGTGTGGGATATGGAGTGTgggatcctccagtctgctggaatccTGGGGGCACCTGTGTGTTAGGTGGAAAGCTAgcagatcctccagtctgctggaatccTGGGGGCACCTGTGTGTTAGGTGGAAAACTatatcctccagtctgctggtaTGATGAAAAACTAGGTCCTGCAGTCTGCTGAAACGGATAACTAAAGTCCATAGGTGGGCGAGTAAATGATGCTGACCCAGACATAGGCCTCCCCTGAGAGGAGAGTAATGACGTAAGAGGTTGGGTACTGGCCATGGACATGTAACCTGCTAACTGACTCTGTGGGGGGGGCACACTGCTGTCTGAGGAGACTGGCATACTACTGCTCTTGGGCGTCGGGTCTTCTGACCCTTACCCTTCTCAGATCGGGATGACATTTTACCTATTTATTGAgaataaacaattaataaaatatatacattcacacaaatatattcaaacatgttttcattaacacattcaatagatggttcattaagtaaaattacaaaaaaacacattctcttataaatacatttattattctaAATCTACAGGCTCTTCAtacatatcattatcatcatttgaTGTGATACTATCCTCAGACCCAACGCCTTCGTGCTCTTCAttcacattatcttcaaccaacaaTACAGAAGCATCAACTTCATACCCCTCATTTGTTATATCAGACAAATTGGTAATATGCTCAACTGCAATGACATCATTAATTGGTCCAACTTCATCAACTTGGTAAGCAAGATCTTCCACTAGATCGTCAGTTTCAATATGGCCtattggttttgtttttataaCAACACACAACCCTCGCttacgtggcacaaatgaaggataaggaacataataaacttgcctaacaagatgtgacattatgaaaggtTCGTACTCTTTGTACCTTCGctccatttgaatctcaacagtaccatatgtcttgtctatttttgtgcctctagttggatcataccattcacagtaaaacaagacaactttattctccgagtccaagtaattgtatactagctcgtagatatgtttaacaaagccatagaaatcatcttcacccccatctgtaactccttttacgaaTACAccactattttttgtttttttcccttcagtccaagtctcagtgtgaaatttatatccgttcacgaagtatgtgtgccattcgTTTGCACTTAGAATAGGGCCTTCACACaaatttctcaaatggagtatttctggtGTCGGTGTAACAATGCATGACAATCTATCCTTGAACCAAGATGGAAATTGTGCATGAATGACACTGGATGTTGGTTGTACACCGGTGCTTTGAAAATAGATGTTGTTAAATTCCCTATAAAAAAACACACTATAAGTATCAAGGTAATAATATTTACACACTATAGATAAAATAATAGTTGggtatacttactcaagataCGGTTTAACTTCGACGCAGTTGATCAACACATGAacatgtgcggattgcatttcttgttgggtcaaccaatgAACACCTTTCTTTCCAGATGGACGACCTGGAAGCCCAAAGACTGATAAGGTGAATTGGCTTCTTTCGTTAACATTTATGGGATTCCTTATGATTCTTGGGGTTAACATCAAGTTGTCTTTCATaggagttgagtccaacatcatttttgcgaagaattccaaacactgatctggaacattccaatttgccttagcagccaataatctcacacacatcgATAATTTTGAATCTGAAGACCCCTCAAACAACggtatattcatctcattcaacaactgataaaatctctGCGCTTCCTCATTTGGCAACTCTTCTccatcaaaatcttcaggttgatcataggctACGTTCacgccaaaagcatcctcaaccatctcACCGATcatattaaagttttcctcatattccatagtcGGTCTACTGCTTGAAGCATGAGTATTACTAGTCTCTGGCACGTTCATCGGCAAATTTTCACCGTTCGACGTCCACACCCAATAATCTTTAAtaaaaccccttctatgcaaatgacgTGTTACTTCCTCTGGATCACTAATTATACgcctacattcacatttaagacaaggaCACCTAACTCCCCCTTCACTTCGACAACATTCCTGAACAAATGCCCACTTGATAAACCCATCAACTCCTTCTACGAAATTtggtttaagtgcacgtcttc includes these proteins:
- the LOC131619607 gene encoding uncharacterized protein LOC131619607 — encoded protein: MASTQPLTSLLSSQGRPMSGSASFTRPPMDFSYPFQQTAGPSFSSYQQTGGYSFPPNTQVPPGFQQTGGSASFPPNTQVPPGFQQTGGSHTPYPTQVPLSFQQTQMPPRFQQTGGSHTPHPTHIPAREDDHVEPGGDDTVQDAYDVQSDGDDVQGEDDPSEIHIIDGRYYIWPAGNSFGPSRTAARCVYYVIQQMYKEAWTTFGDVTNKDAWFNCFKEKCTWDPMSEKLVKKNYFSRTSKRLSDTLRNVRKRWERDGSRPGWLGQEVLEKLIAYWNSKEFKAKSENAKKMRASEKGGHLNAVGSISTYEHSRRMAKRLGRQPLMIELVKETRTKKSGDLVDERTRKALEDYQTKLVNFLVANPKYTPREGVPLHPDVDFYIWSEVIDGKGPNGCFFGAGNLAGSLRSGDRNLFQRVRDGEGSSRPTQLAPQVMETIRQLALTEARRELAQREAELKAQMDEREAALKAQVEGQQRQIEAMAKMQAEMQQQQIEAMAKMQAEMQQQMRLFMQSQQSGGQPSRGNVGAADTEQENDHDFNLDNYPDPDDDFLG